The Paenibacillus sp. G2S3 region CATAAATACGTGTAACGGGTTCGTATATCGGATGGGTGTTGCTTTATTAGATTTGCATGAGCCATGGAAGGTGCTAGCACGTTCACGGAATTATATTCTTGGACCAGAAACATTGTATGAGTGTGTAGGAGATGTGCCGAATGTTACCTTCCCTTGCGCAGCACTTTCCGATGGCGATACAGGTCGAATTGCAATTTACTATGGCTGTGCTGATACCGTAACAGGGATTGCGTTCACAACTGTGGATGAGTTGTTCTTCTATATGAATAAGTATCCGCTTGAGAATTAGTAGAGAAAGCGAAGCGTCATGGCTAGTTAGAATAACTATAGGGAGAGATCGAGATGTCCAGCAAACGACCTTGGAAAATATACGCAATCCATCATTCACATACAGATATCGGATATACAGAGCGTCAAGAGAAAATTCAGCAGTATCATGTTAATTTTATTCGCCAGGTCCTGCATATTTTACGTGAAAGCAAATCGGGACGTCGTCCGGAATGGCAAGGCTTTAAGTGGGTTTGTGAGACCTTTTGGCCGATTGAAACCTTTCTTAAGCAGGCGACAGAGCAAGAGAAGATAGAGTTCGCTGAAGGCGTGAGACAGGGAGATATCGGGTTGTCGGGGACTTATCTAAATATGACAGAATTAATTGGTAAAGAGCTGTTCCAATCGATGATTGCTCGGGTATGTGATTACGGACAGTCCATACAAATTCCTGTAACATCGGCAATGACAGCAGATATTAACGGTTTTAGCTGGGGGTATGGTCAGGTATTGCTGGATGCTGGGATCCAGAATCTGTCCACCTGTATTCATACGCATCACGGAATGTTCCCTTGCTGGAAAAAGCAGCAGCCGTTCTGGTGGGAGATGCCTTCAGGGGATCGCCTGTTGACGTGGAGCGGAGAGCATTATGTGTTCGGAAATGATCTGGGGCTTGTACCTGGCATGGGTGGTAAATATACGATTAAAGATGAATTCGATATGAGCAAGGGCGCGGATTTTGAAATTGCTGAACAACGGATCGAGCGTTATATCGATCGTCTGACAGAGGATGGCTATGCATTCGATTTCTTTCCGGCGATGTTCTCAGGCTTACCAACGGATAATAACCCACCCAATGCGGCGGCAATGGAGTTTATCCAGCAATGGAACACCAAGCATGGGGACCGGATTTTGATTCAAATGGCTACGCTAGATGACTTCTTTGCAGAAGTCCGTGCCCATGCAGCTCAGCACCCGGAAGATATTCCTGTCTATCGCGGAGATTGGCCCGATTGGTGGACGGATGGGGTTGGCTCTACACCAAAGCATGTGCAAGTATTTCGTGAGGCGCAGCGGGTGTACCAAAAAGTAAGAAGACTAGATCCTAATTATGACATCATTTCTCCGGAAGCGATTAAAGAAATGGAATATCAATTAACGATGTTCGCTGAACACACATGGGGCTATCATTCTTCCATTTCGGAGCCTTGGAACCCGTTTGTTCAAGAGTTGGGTTTGCGCAAGGAGGCTTTTGCTGCAAATGCGAGCACCGCTGCACATCGTGCGTTGTACGAAATCCTTGAAGCCAAGGGAGATGCACTGCTTGCACCGGGTCGGCCGATGAAGTTCAAAATTTGTAATCCTTACAGCTATGTTCAGGAGGATCATGCCCATCTTATTCTTGAGGGTTGGTATTACGAGCAGATTAAGGAAGGGTTTGAGGTGCGTGATTTCAATACAGGTGAGGTGCTCCCATCTCAACTGCGTCTTGCGCATCGCGGGGTTATTGTAACGATTCCGGTCATGTTGGAGCCCCAGGAAGAAAAAGTGCTTCATATCGTAGCGGTTAAGCCAACAATCAAAACCGCATATATGAATGATTATGTGGCATCGGATCGTGTATTGGATTTGGATGTTACTCATGAAGTAAAGGACTTCCATGTCACATCCACATATGCTGAAACACCATTTGTACGCATTGAATGGAAGAAGGGTGAAGGAATCACCTCTTGGAAGGATAAGCAGACTGGACAGGAACTGCTGCGTGCGGACCGGAATCATCATGCATTCACGCCGGTATATGATGTCACACCAGCCACAAAGGTGGTCGAAATGACGGAGGTTCGTCGTCTTATGGGCCGTAATCGGAAAGGTCCGAATGCGATTGTATCTACAGGTTTATTGACAAGTGCAGAAATTATTGAACAGGGGACGCTTTATAGCATGATTCAATTGACCTATGAAGTCTCCGGTTGTGAGCATTATTCCTTATTCTTAACCGTGTATGCGGATCGTCCTCGTGTAGACGTGGCGGTACGGATGCATAAGGAAAGTGTATGGAAGCCTGAGAATTTGTACGTCTCACTTCCGTTTGGCAGCGCATTGACAACCTCTACGCAGGAGCTGTGGGTAGATAAGATGGATGCCCTAACTCGTCTGCGCAAGGATCAATTACCAGGCAGCTTGGCTGATTATACGGCTGTTGGCGAAGGTGCTGCATACATTTCGAAGGATCAAGGTATTGTGATCGCGATGCCAGACACTCCGTTGATTCAACTGGGCGCTTTAGAGCATAAATATCGTCTACTTAATGGTGATGCAAGACTGGAACAGGACCCTGCACACTTATATGCCTGGGTGATGAATAACTATTGGGAAACCAACTTTGCAGCTACACTTGGCGGCTTCTATGAATTCCGCTATTACATTACATGGGGTGAGAAGTTTAACAACCCTGAAGTATCGTTCAACATGTGTCGGGGGATGAATGCAGGAATCCTGGCGTGGAGACAGTTCTAGTTCAGGTGAACGGGAGGACTTGTAGCTATGAGGTATAAAGATTCATCCTTGCCGATTCATGAGCGTGTTAGAGATTTATTGGCCCATATGTCGCTGGAGGAGAAAATCGGGCAGCTCCTCCAGCCCTTTGGCTGGAAAGCGTATGAGAAATCAGAAGGCAGGATTCAACTGACTGAAGCATTTAAGGGAGCAGTCGCAAAAGGTGGCGTGGGTTCTTTGTATGGTGTGCTGCGTGCAGATCCTTGGACAGAGGTAACGCTTGAAACAGGGTTGTCCCCGATGGAAGGTGCAGAAGTAACGAATCTGATCCAGCAATATGCCATTGAACATACACGTCTGGGTATTCCGATTCTGTTGGGCGAGGAATGCTCTCATGGTCATATGGCGATTGGTAACACCGTCTTTCCCGTACCGCTTGCCATTGGAAGTACATGGAATAGGGAATTGTTCCGGCAGATCTGCCAAGCAGTGGCTGCAGAGACTCGCGCTCAAGGAGGGACAGCAACCTACTCCCCAGTACTAGATATTGTACGTGATCCGCGTTGGGGGCGAACAGAAGAATGCTTTGGGGAAGATCCATATTTAAATAGTGAAATGGCAGTTGCTGCAGTGAGGGGCTTACAAGGTGATTCATTAAATACAGACCATACGATCCTGGCAACATTAAAGCATTTCGTCGCGTATGGCAGCTCGGATGGTGGTCGTAATGCTGACACCGTACGGTTGGGAAAACGCGAATTAATGGAGAAGGATTTGCTGCCATTCCAGAAGGCAATTGAAGCTGGGGCGAAGTCTGTTATGACTGCTTACAATGAGATTGATGGTGTTCCGTGTACCTCAAGCAAGGCGTTGTTAACAGATGTGCTTCGTGAGCAATGGGGCTTTGAAGGCTTCGTCATTACGGATTGTGGTGCGATCAGCCAGCTTAAACACGGTCACCAGATTTGTGAGACCGAAGAAGAGGCAGCATCACTTGCACTTAAAGCTGGTGTGGATATGGAGATGTCTGGTGAAACATTTGGCAGATGTCTAATGAACGCATTGCGGCTTCAGTTGATTGAGATTTCCGATATTGATCTCGCAGTTGAACGAATTCTGCGTGCGAAGTTTGAATTGGGACTGTTTGAACGTCCCTTTGTTGATCCGGCAACAGCACAGCGCGTCGTTGGACAGCAGTTGCATGTAGAGATGGCGCGACAAGCTGCACGCGAAGGTATCATTCTTTTGAAGAATCATGATGATGCTCTGCCGCTTTCTCCGTCACTTGGTAAGATTGCTGTTATTGGGCCGAATGCCAACAATATTTATAATCAATTGGGTGACTATACTTCGCCACAGGAGCGTCATCACATCGTTACCGTTTTGGACGGGGTCCGTGCTAAATGTGATGGACTCAGCGAAGTGCTGTATGCTCCGGGCTGCCGCGTGAAAGATCCATCGAAAGCAGGCTTTGAGATGGCAATGGAGGTAGCGTCAGCAGCGGATACCATTATTGCAGTCGTCGGGGGATCGAGTGCACGTGATTTCGGTGAAGGTACGATTGATTTGAAGACAGGCGCCGCCGTCATTACGGATCAATTTAGTCTTAGTGATATGGATTGTGGGGAAGGCTTCGATCGTGCAGAGCTCAACTTATGCGGTGTGCAGCTTGAACTGCTGCAGGAGCTGCACACCTTGAACAAAAAACTGATTGTTATCTATATCAATGGTCGCCCCATTGTCGAGCCTTGGGTAGATGAGCATGCGGATGCCATTCTGGAGGCTTGGTATCCGGGACAGCAGGGTGGGCATGCGATTGCTGATATTTTGTTCGGAGACTATAATCCATCCGGTCGCCTTACGCTGTCCATTCCAAAGCATCCAGGGCAATTACCGATTTATTATAATAAGAAACGCTCCAGAGGTCATCGCTATCTCGAGGTGGACTTTCATCCACAATATGTATTTGGTTATGGTCTAAGCTATACAAGCTATCAATACGAGCATATTCGCTTGGATCAGACACAAATAGAGTTGGATGGTTCTTGTACTGTATCCGTGGAGGTAACGAATATTGGCGATGTTGCTGGACATGAGGTTGTTCAACTATATATAAAAGATTGCACTAGCACAATCACACGCCCGGAACGAGAATTAAAAGGATTTCAGAAGATTTATATTGAGCCTGGTGAGATGCGTATCGTTCAATTTCATATTACTCCGCGGGAGCTGCAGTTTGTCGGCTCTGATTTGCAGTGGATGGTTGAGCCCGGCAAATTTGAGATCATGATTGGATCGAACGTAGGCAGTACCATTTCAACAAGCTTAGAGGTTGTTCCTCGTAACTTGAGATCGTAATCACGGGAGGGTTACCAAATTATGAAAGAGCATCGTTTACCTACTATTGAAATTAATAAGTTCCCTCTGCCTCAGGCGGTTCAACAAGTCATGAAGGACGCTAGTGAACGTCTGGCTCATCGTCCAAAGCTGCGTCAATTGTTCCAGAATTGTTTTCCAAACACATTAGAAACAACTACTAAACTGCTGGATGACGGAACAACGTTCGTGTTAACTGGCGATATTCCGGCGATGTGGCTGCGTGACTCTGTTGAGCAGGTTATTCATTATGTTCCTTTTGCCAAGGAAGATGCTGAGCTTCAGCGGATTCTAGAAGGCTTAATACGCCGTCATATGTTTTATATTCAAATCGATCCCTATGCGAATGCCTTTAACGAGTCTGCAAATGATTGGCACTGGAATGCAACGGATGAGACAGACAGCTCGCCTTGGGTATGGGAGCGTAAATTCGAGCTGGATTCCATGTGCTTCTCATTCCGCTTGGCATACCTATATTGGAAAGAAACTGGACGCACCGGGATCTTTGATGAAGTTTTCCGAACCTCACTACTGAAGATGTTGAACGTATGGCAGATTGAACAGGAGCACAAGGAGCAGTCAACCTACCGCTTTCAACGTCACAACGGCATCGTGATAGATACATTACGTAAGAACGGTTTGGGGATGCCGGTAAATAATGTTGGACTGATCTGGTCAGGCTTCCGCCCCAGCGATGATGTGTGTGACTTTCACTTCAATATTCCATCGAATATGTTCGCCGCTGTAACGCTTCGACAATTGCAGGAAATTGCTCAATATGTATATAGAGATTCAAAGCTCGTAGCCCGAATGTCGGCAATGGAAGAAGAAATCCGGCATGCAATTGAGCTTTATGGAATCATTGACCATTCCAAATACGGCAAGATGTATGCGTTCGAAACGGATGGTTTCGGTAACCATTTATTGATGGACGATGCAGGTACCCCTAGCTTGATGTCTGCACCCTATCTAGGTTACTGTGCGCCAGATGATCCGATATATTTGAATACCCGTAGATTTGCTCTTAGTGAGGATAATCCCTATTTCTTCAAAGGCGAGAAGCTGAGCGGCATTGGTAGTCCACATACTAGCACGGGATTCGTATGGCATCTTGCTTATACGATGCAGGGTTTAACTGCAGTTGATCCTCAAGAGATGCTCGAGATGATTGAAATCTGTGAGTCGACAGATGCTGGTACTGGATTTATGCATGAGGGATTTGATGTAAATGATTCTACTAACTTTACACGTGAATGGTTCGCTTGGTCGAACAGCCAGTTCGCGCAGCTTGTGTGGAAGGCATTAGAATCAGGCATATTGACCTAAAGTATAGTCACCATAAGCGGGATAGAATTCATTCAACTGTATAGGAGTGACAACTATGTTCGAGAAAAGACCTATTAACCCTATTCGGTTCATTCAACAAATGAAGCCAGATACAGTTACGCCTTATGCAAAAGCTGGAGTGCAGCGAGGTTTTGAGGCAATACTGTCCCCGCTACTTCAACAAGCAGCGATGAATTCCACTAGTGTTATTCACGTTGCGATTGATGGAACGCACGGTGCCCAATATCAGGACGTCCTGGCAAGGATCATAGATGTATTGCAACAAGAGGGGCATAAGACAGTTCTCATCGGAACCAATAGCTTTATGAAGACAAGTGAAGAGCTGCGAACGTTCTTTGAAGCGAATATTACAGATAATCGTGCATTTGGTTATTTTTCGGATGCTAAGCTTGCAGATTATTTCATTCCAGAAGCACAAGACAAGATAGACAACTTCAAAAAACAGATTCAATTCCCTGTCGACCAAACAACCTTCATCATCACGTTTGGACCAGGGGCCTATTGGCTCGGGAACGGCAACTACGATATTACCTACTTCTTGGATGTCTCTCGTGAGTATCAGCAAGTGGAGCATAAAGCACATTTATTGAATTTCGGTTTTAGTTGGAACCGAGATGTAGTGGAGAAGTATAAAATCTGTCTATTTGTGGAATGGCCTGTGCTAGAAACTTACCGAAAAAAAGTATTGGATTCGATCCACTATTACGTTGATATGAATGAGCCCGAGTGTCCCAAGCTTACAACGGTCTTCACCCTACGCCAGATGATTGCAGATATCGCCAAGTCCCCTATGCGTGTGAAGCCGTTCTTCGCGCCAGGGATATG contains the following coding sequences:
- a CDS encoding glycoside hydrolase, yielding MSSKRPWKIYAIHHSHTDIGYTERQEKIQQYHVNFIRQVLHILRESKSGRRPEWQGFKWVCETFWPIETFLKQATEQEKIEFAEGVRQGDIGLSGTYLNMTELIGKELFQSMIARVCDYGQSIQIPVTSAMTADINGFSWGYGQVLLDAGIQNLSTCIHTHHGMFPCWKKQQPFWWEMPSGDRLLTWSGEHYVFGNDLGLVPGMGGKYTIKDEFDMSKGADFEIAEQRIERYIDRLTEDGYAFDFFPAMFSGLPTDNNPPNAAAMEFIQQWNTKHGDRILIQMATLDDFFAEVRAHAAQHPEDIPVYRGDWPDWWTDGVGSTPKHVQVFREAQRVYQKVRRLDPNYDIISPEAIKEMEYQLTMFAEHTWGYHSSISEPWNPFVQELGLRKEAFAANASTAAHRALYEILEAKGDALLAPGRPMKFKICNPYSYVQEDHAHLILEGWYYEQIKEGFEVRDFNTGEVLPSQLRLAHRGVIVTIPVMLEPQEEKVLHIVAVKPTIKTAYMNDYVASDRVLDLDVTHEVKDFHVTSTYAETPFVRIEWKKGEGITSWKDKQTGQELLRADRNHHAFTPVYDVTPATKVVEMTEVRRLMGRNRKGPNAIVSTGLLTSAEIIEQGTLYSMIQLTYEVSGCEHYSLFLTVYADRPRVDVAVRMHKESVWKPENLYVSLPFGSALTTSTQELWVDKMDALTRLRKDQLPGSLADYTAVGEGAAYISKDQGIVIAMPDTPLIQLGALEHKYRLLNGDARLEQDPAHLYAWVMNNYWETNFAATLGGFYEFRYYITWGEKFNNPEVSFNMCRGMNAGILAWRQF
- a CDS encoding glycoside hydrolase family 3 N-terminal domain-containing protein; this translates as MRYKDSSLPIHERVRDLLAHMSLEEKIGQLLQPFGWKAYEKSEGRIQLTEAFKGAVAKGGVGSLYGVLRADPWTEVTLETGLSPMEGAEVTNLIQQYAIEHTRLGIPILLGEECSHGHMAIGNTVFPVPLAIGSTWNRELFRQICQAVAAETRAQGGTATYSPVLDIVRDPRWGRTEECFGEDPYLNSEMAVAAVRGLQGDSLNTDHTILATLKHFVAYGSSDGGRNADTVRLGKRELMEKDLLPFQKAIEAGAKSVMTAYNEIDGVPCTSSKALLTDVLREQWGFEGFVITDCGAISQLKHGHQICETEEEAASLALKAGVDMEMSGETFGRCLMNALRLQLIEISDIDLAVERILRAKFELGLFERPFVDPATAQRVVGQQLHVEMARQAAREGIILLKNHDDALPLSPSLGKIAVIGPNANNIYNQLGDYTSPQERHHIVTVLDGVRAKCDGLSEVLYAPGCRVKDPSKAGFEMAMEVASAADTIIAVVGGSSARDFGEGTIDLKTGAAVITDQFSLSDMDCGEGFDRAELNLCGVQLELLQELHTLNKKLIVIYINGRPIVEPWVDEHADAILEAWYPGQQGGHAIADILFGDYNPSGRLTLSIPKHPGQLPIYYNKKRSRGHRYLEVDFHPQYVFGYGLSYTSYQYEHIRLDQTQIELDGSCTVSVEVTNIGDVAGHEVVQLYIKDCTSTITRPERELKGFQKIYIEPGEMRIVQFHITPRELQFVGSDLQWMVEPGKFEIMIGSNVGSTISTSLEVVPRNLRS
- a CDS encoding glycoside hydrolase family 125 protein; its protein translation is MKEHRLPTIEINKFPLPQAVQQVMKDASERLAHRPKLRQLFQNCFPNTLETTTKLLDDGTTFVLTGDIPAMWLRDSVEQVIHYVPFAKEDAELQRILEGLIRRHMFYIQIDPYANAFNESANDWHWNATDETDSSPWVWERKFELDSMCFSFRLAYLYWKETGRTGIFDEVFRTSLLKMLNVWQIEQEHKEQSTYRFQRHNGIVIDTLRKNGLGMPVNNVGLIWSGFRPSDDVCDFHFNIPSNMFAAVTLRQLQEIAQYVYRDSKLVARMSAMEEEIRHAIELYGIIDHSKYGKMYAFETDGFGNHLLMDDAGTPSLMSAPYLGYCAPDDPIYLNTRRFALSEDNPYFFKGEKLSGIGSPHTSTGFVWHLAYTMQGLTAVDPQEMLEMIEICESTDAGTGFMHEGFDVNDSTNFTREWFAWSNSQFAQLVWKALESGILT